One genomic region from Knoellia sp. p5-6-4 encodes:
- a CDS encoding ABC transporter ATP-binding protein, giving the protein MNAVASPEHLADAPPVLEVRDLSVTFRTETGSVSAVDGVDLRLAPGEIVGIVGESGCGKSVTAMSLAGLLPRSARVEGSVRLQGEELVGARPGTLRAARGRDIAYIFQEPMSSLNPVLTVGRQIAEVLQVHERLSRRQALERAVELLALVGIPSPRERVKHYPHQLSGGMRQRVMIAMAVACSPKVLVADEPTTALDVTVQAGILDVLRDLRDRFGTSILVITHDLGVIADIADRVVVMYAGRVVERAGAQRMFDRPQHHYAAGLLCASPTPGRHAGTHRLQEIPGLVPVLESQPDACTFADRCPAATQRCSSSAPPLEPAPLAAQAGGHPHEVACWHPRGDRPRPTVEERS; this is encoded by the coding sequence ATGAACGCTGTTGCCTCCCCTGAGCACCTCGCCGACGCGCCACCGGTCCTCGAGGTGCGCGACCTGAGCGTCACCTTCCGCACGGAGACCGGGTCGGTCTCGGCCGTCGACGGCGTCGACCTGCGTCTGGCTCCCGGTGAGATCGTCGGGATCGTGGGCGAGTCCGGCTGCGGCAAGAGCGTCACGGCCATGAGCCTCGCCGGCCTCCTTCCCCGCAGCGCACGCGTCGAGGGCTCGGTACGTCTCCAGGGCGAGGAGCTGGTGGGAGCCCGTCCCGGCACGCTGCGCGCCGCCCGGGGGCGCGACATCGCCTACATCTTCCAGGAGCCCATGAGCTCGCTGAACCCGGTGCTCACCGTGGGTCGGCAGATCGCCGAGGTCCTCCAGGTCCACGAGCGCCTCTCGCGGCGGCAGGCGCTGGAGCGCGCGGTGGAGCTGCTGGCCCTGGTGGGCATCCCGTCGCCCCGGGAGCGGGTGAAGCACTACCCGCACCAGCTGTCGGGCGGCATGCGCCAGCGGGTGATGATCGCCATGGCGGTGGCGTGCAGCCCGAAGGTGCTCGTGGCGGACGAGCCCACGACCGCCCTCGACGTCACGGTGCAGGCGGGCATCCTCGACGTGCTCCGCGACCTGCGGGACAGGTTCGGCACCAGCATCCTCGTGATCACCCACGACCTCGGCGTGATCGCGGACATCGCCGACCGGGTGGTGGTGATGTATGCCGGCCGCGTCGTCGAGAGGGCCGGCGCCCAGCGGATGTTCGACCGTCCGCAGCACCACTACGCCGCCGGCCTGCTCTGCGCCTCGCCGACCCCCGGGCGTCACGCGGGGACACACCGGCTGCAGGAGATCCCGGGACTCGTGCCGGTGCTCGAGTCCCAGCCCGACGCGTGCACCTTCGCGGACCGGTGCCCAGCCGCCACGCAACGGTGCTCCTCGTCGGCGCCGCCGCTGGAACCGGCGCCGCTGGCAGCCCAGGCCGGTGGCCACCCCCACGAGGTGGCGTGCTGGCATCCCCGCGGGGACCGACCCCGCCCGACCGTGGAGGAGCGCTCGTGA
- a CDS encoding ABC transporter permease gives MSVDTALTQAPASAPAEASQGSRVIRRLRRNPLAVISSVVLAVAVVVAMFAPLLAPYAPEQTDFANTLAPPGTPGHLLGTDDLGRDVLSRIILGSRASLQVAALAVFTALVIGVPLGLVAGYFRAADSVISRLTDLLLAFPFLILAVGFAAIRGASLGNAAVAIGIAQIPGVIRVVRSDALRLKSLDFVAAAVVDGASDLWVLRRHILPNATSVVLVQATVAIPAAILGEAVLSFLGLGIQPPSPSLGTMLANAQQFAARAPWAAVLPGLAIMTLALAFNVFGDSLRDALDPKANRR, from the coding sequence ATGAGTGTCGACACCGCCCTCACCCAGGCGCCCGCATCGGCTCCGGCCGAGGCGTCCCAGGGGTCCCGGGTCATCCGGCGGCTGCGCCGGAACCCGTTGGCCGTCATCAGCTCCGTCGTGCTCGCAGTGGCGGTCGTCGTGGCCATGTTCGCGCCGCTGTTGGCGCCGTACGCCCCCGAGCAGACCGACTTCGCCAACACCCTGGCGCCGCCGGGCACCCCGGGGCACCTGCTGGGCACCGACGACCTCGGGCGCGACGTGCTGTCGCGCATCATCCTGGGCAGCAGGGCGTCGCTGCAGGTCGCGGCGCTGGCGGTCTTCACCGCCCTGGTCATCGGCGTGCCCCTCGGTCTGGTCGCCGGCTACTTCCGTGCGGCCGACTCGGTGATCTCGCGTCTGACCGACCTGTTGCTCGCCTTCCCGTTCCTCATCCTCGCCGTCGGCTTCGCGGCGATCCGCGGTGCCAGCCTGGGCAACGCCGCCGTGGCCATCGGCATCGCCCAGATACCGGGCGTCATCCGCGTGGTCCGTTCCGACGCGCTTCGCCTGAAGTCGCTCGACTTCGTGGCCGCGGCAGTGGTGGACGGCGCCAGCGACCTGTGGGTGCTGCGCAGGCACATCCTGCCCAACGCGACCTCGGTCGTGCTGGTGCAGGCCACGGTCGCCATCCCGGCCGCCATCCTCGGCGAGGCCGTCCTGTCCTTCCTCGGGCTGGGCATCCAGCCACCCTCCCCGAGCCTCGGCACCATGCTGGCGAACGCACAGCAGTTCGCGGCGCGGGCCCCGTGGGCGGCGGTCCTGCCAGGCCTGGCCATCATGACCCTTGCCCTGGCGTTCAACGTGTTCGGTGACAGCCTGCGCGACGCCCTCGACCCGAAGGCGAACCGCCGATGA